In Gemmatimonadota bacterium, the sequence TATGAATTTTCTACCTCCCGAATGGCACGATCAACTCGCTTCGACCAATACGCATCTTCTCGAGCGTCTATATCGAGGTGAGAAGCTTTCCTCTGGCTTTGTCATCGCTGCGCGGGAGCAGACAGCGGGACGGGGACGTTATCGGCGTCAATGGATCGCGCAGGCTAATGAGAATTTGACGTTTTCCTTTCTTCTCATTACAAGAGCCGCATTTTCCCAACTTACTTCTCTTCCCATTGCCATTGCTCTGGGTGTATCCGATGCGCTGAAAACTTATGGTATGAGTGCGCAGACCAAGTGGCCCAACGATGTTTTGATCGATGGCGCCAAAATTTGCGGTATGCTTCTCGAGCGCAGCGATCAAAAACAGCCCGATGGTACGGCGATTGTCATTGGTATTGGTCTCAATGTGAATATGGATGCGACGACTGCGGCTCTTATCGATCGCCCCGTTACTTCTATGCGTCTTGAAACGGGATGGGAGTACGATCTTGAACAAGTGCTCGAACAAGTGCTCTCATCCACTGTTCCCTGGATTGATCGCTGGGAAAGCGAGGGTTTTCCTGCTCTTCGCACCGCATGGGAGCATCGCTGTGTTTATATGGGTGAGGAGATTTCGGTTGGCGAAGGCGATGATGTGAAAACGGGCATTCTCGCAGGGTTTGGCGACTGCGGTCAGCTTTTGTTGCGCGAGCCAGATGGTCAGGTGAGTGAGATTTGGGCAGGCGATGTCGCGGCGGTTTAGAGGCTGGGTGTTTTATCCCACCATCGCAAGCGTCTGACCATTGGATACTTGATCGCCGACGTTGACGGGCATTTCGACGACTGTGCCCGCATTTGGAGAGGTGATCTGGACTTCCATTTTCATGGCTTCCAGAATGAGGATCGATTCGCCGGCCTGGACG encodes:
- a CDS encoding biotin--[acetyl-CoA-carboxylase] ligase, which produces MNFLPPEWHDQLASTNTHLLERLYRGEKLSSGFVIAAREQTAGRGRYRRQWIAQANENLTFSFLLITRAAFSQLTSLPIAIALGVSDALKTYGMSAQTKWPNDVLIDGAKICGMLLERSDQKQPDGTAIVIGIGLNVNMDATTAALIDRPVTSMRLETGWEYDLEQVLEQVLSSTVPWIDRWESEGFPALRTAWEHRCVYMGEEISVGEGDDVKTGILAGFGDCGQLLLREPDGQVSEIWAGDVAAV